A window of Vigna unguiculata cultivar IT97K-499-35 chromosome 4, ASM411807v1, whole genome shotgun sequence contains these coding sequences:
- the LOC114180306 gene encoding ectonucleotide pyrophosphatase/phosphodiesterase family member 3-like isoform X1: protein MHLRQSKAKLQYSFVDGGKIRRSEEWKKEVMGGEKEEASRTPLLSDRNPSTWTYGSILVVASLWLLVALSLALYFSSAPVSSSQLPHPVVILVSSDGFRFGYQFKTPTPNIRRLIQNGTEAETGLIPVFPTLTFPNHYSIVTGLYPPHHGIVNNLFYDPITSEKFSMSNHDPKWWLGQPLWETVLLNGLSAATYFWPGSEVHKGPWNCPEGFCQPYNGSVPFEDRVDTVLSYFDLPPHQIPSFITLYFEDPDHQGHQVGPDAAEITDAVARIDSLVGRLIDGLEQRSIFEDVHVILVGDHGMVGTCDTKLVSLVDLAPWVEIPRDWIQYYTPLLAIRPPPSVDPAYVVAKMNEGLSSGKVENGGRLKVYLKEDLPERLHYSDSDRITPIVGLADEGFKVQLNRTGKKECGGAHGYDNAFFSMRTIFIGHGPRFPRGGKIPSFENVQIYNLVTSILDIKGAPNDGSATFPDSVLLPTTA from the coding sequence TTTCGTTGATGGTGGGAAGATAAGAAGATCCGAGGAGTGGAAAAAAGAAGTGATGggaggagaaaaagaagaagcttCAAGAACTCCATTGCTCTCCGACAGAAACCCTTCCACTTGGACATATGGCAGTATCCTGGTGGTGGCTTCCTTGTGGCTCCTGGTGGCCCTGTCCCTAGCCCTCTACTTCTCCTCAGCCCCCGTCTCCTCCTCGCAGCTCCCTCACCCCGTCGTGATCCTCGTTTCCTCCGACGGCTTCCGCTTCGGATACCAGTTCAAAACCCCCACTCCCAACATCCGCCGTTTGATTCAGAATGGCACGGAGGCTGAGACCGGCCTCATCCCCGTCTTCCCCACCCTCACATTCCCCAACCACTACTCCATCGTCACCGGCCTCTACCCTCCCCACCACGGCATCGTCAACAACCTCTTCTACGACCCCATCACCTCCGAAAAGTTCTCCATGTCCAACCACGACCCCAAGTGGTGGCTTGGCCAGCCCCTCTGGGAGACCGTCCTCCTCAACGGCCTCTCCGCCGCCACCTACTTCTGGCCGGGCTCCGAGGTCCACAAAGGCCCATGGAATTGCCCAGAGGGCTTCTGCCAACCCTACAATGGCTCTGTCCCCTTTGAGGACAGAGTCGACACCGTTTTGAGCTACTTCGATTTACCCCCTCACCAAATTCCCTCTTTCATTACTCTATATTTTGAGGATCCTGATCATCAGGGTCACCAGGTTGGACCTGATGCTGCTGAGATCACTGATGCTGTTGCCAGAATCGACAGCTTGGTTGGGAGGCTCATCGATGGCTTGGAACAGAGAAGCATTTTCGAGGATGTTCATGTTATTTTGGTCGGTGACCATGGCATGGTAGGTACATGTGATACAAAGCTTGTCTCTTtggttgatttggcaccttgggTGGAGATCCCTCGAGATTGGATCCAGTATTACACCCCATTGCTGGCTATTCGCCCTCCTCCTTCCGTTGATCCAGCGTATGTTGTTGCTAAGATGAACGAAGGGTTGAGCTCTGGGAAGGTTGAGAATGGGGGGAGGTTGAAGGTTTATCTGAAGGAGGATTTGCCTGAGAGGCTTCATTATTCGGACAGCGATCGGATTACGCCCATTGTTGGTTTGGCTGATGAGGGTTTCAAGGTTCAGCTGAATCGAACGGGTAAGAAGGAATGTGGCGGTGCTCATGGTTATGACAATGCGTTTTTCTCCATGAGGACTATTTTTATTGGACATGGTCCTAGGTTTCCCAGAGGGGGGAAGATACCCTCCTTTGAGAATGTTCAGATTTATAATCTTGTTACTTCCATTCTTGACATCAAGGGTGCGCCTAATGATGGCTCTGCCACGTTTCCGGATTCTGTTCTTCTGCCTACTACTGCGTGA
- the LOC114180306 gene encoding ectonucleotide pyrophosphatase/phosphodiesterase family member 3-like isoform X2 gives MGGEKEEASRTPLLSDRNPSTWTYGSILVVASLWLLVALSLALYFSSAPVSSSQLPHPVVILVSSDGFRFGYQFKTPTPNIRRLIQNGTEAETGLIPVFPTLTFPNHYSIVTGLYPPHHGIVNNLFYDPITSEKFSMSNHDPKWWLGQPLWETVLLNGLSAATYFWPGSEVHKGPWNCPEGFCQPYNGSVPFEDRVDTVLSYFDLPPHQIPSFITLYFEDPDHQGHQVGPDAAEITDAVARIDSLVGRLIDGLEQRSIFEDVHVILVGDHGMVGTCDTKLVSLVDLAPWVEIPRDWIQYYTPLLAIRPPPSVDPAYVVAKMNEGLSSGKVENGGRLKVYLKEDLPERLHYSDSDRITPIVGLADEGFKVQLNRTGKKECGGAHGYDNAFFSMRTIFIGHGPRFPRGGKIPSFENVQIYNLVTSILDIKGAPNDGSATFPDSVLLPTTA, from the coding sequence ATGggaggagaaaaagaagaagcttCAAGAACTCCATTGCTCTCCGACAGAAACCCTTCCACTTGGACATATGGCAGTATCCTGGTGGTGGCTTCCTTGTGGCTCCTGGTGGCCCTGTCCCTAGCCCTCTACTTCTCCTCAGCCCCCGTCTCCTCCTCGCAGCTCCCTCACCCCGTCGTGATCCTCGTTTCCTCCGACGGCTTCCGCTTCGGATACCAGTTCAAAACCCCCACTCCCAACATCCGCCGTTTGATTCAGAATGGCACGGAGGCTGAGACCGGCCTCATCCCCGTCTTCCCCACCCTCACATTCCCCAACCACTACTCCATCGTCACCGGCCTCTACCCTCCCCACCACGGCATCGTCAACAACCTCTTCTACGACCCCATCACCTCCGAAAAGTTCTCCATGTCCAACCACGACCCCAAGTGGTGGCTTGGCCAGCCCCTCTGGGAGACCGTCCTCCTCAACGGCCTCTCCGCCGCCACCTACTTCTGGCCGGGCTCCGAGGTCCACAAAGGCCCATGGAATTGCCCAGAGGGCTTCTGCCAACCCTACAATGGCTCTGTCCCCTTTGAGGACAGAGTCGACACCGTTTTGAGCTACTTCGATTTACCCCCTCACCAAATTCCCTCTTTCATTACTCTATATTTTGAGGATCCTGATCATCAGGGTCACCAGGTTGGACCTGATGCTGCTGAGATCACTGATGCTGTTGCCAGAATCGACAGCTTGGTTGGGAGGCTCATCGATGGCTTGGAACAGAGAAGCATTTTCGAGGATGTTCATGTTATTTTGGTCGGTGACCATGGCATGGTAGGTACATGTGATACAAAGCTTGTCTCTTtggttgatttggcaccttgggTGGAGATCCCTCGAGATTGGATCCAGTATTACACCCCATTGCTGGCTATTCGCCCTCCTCCTTCCGTTGATCCAGCGTATGTTGTTGCTAAGATGAACGAAGGGTTGAGCTCTGGGAAGGTTGAGAATGGGGGGAGGTTGAAGGTTTATCTGAAGGAGGATTTGCCTGAGAGGCTTCATTATTCGGACAGCGATCGGATTACGCCCATTGTTGGTTTGGCTGATGAGGGTTTCAAGGTTCAGCTGAATCGAACGGGTAAGAAGGAATGTGGCGGTGCTCATGGTTATGACAATGCGTTTTTCTCCATGAGGACTATTTTTATTGGACATGGTCCTAGGTTTCCCAGAGGGGGGAAGATACCCTCCTTTGAGAATGTTCAGATTTATAATCTTGTTACTTCCATTCTTGACATCAAGGGTGCGCCTAATGATGGCTCTGCCACGTTTCCGGATTCTGTTCTTCTGCCTACTACTGCGTGA
- the LOC114180313 gene encoding thioredoxin-like 2, chloroplastic translates to MAHLHLLRLQFRLSSSSTSLFTAPNSASATTLFSPLAYSSPAPPPPPTLAFAPRKHLPSFKVCATVAETGQPKWWEKNAPNMVDIHSTQEFLSALSQAGDRLVIVEFYGTWCASCRALFPKLCRTAEENPEILFLKVNFDENKPMCKRLNVKVLPYFHFYRGAEGQLESFSCSLAKFQKIKDAIEIHNTARCSIGPPVGIGDLLAEPSSVAKDRPAESV, encoded by the exons ATGGCACATCTTCACCTTCTCCGATTGCAATTCCGATTATCCTCTTCCTCTACCTCTCTCTTCACCGCCCCTAACTCCGCCTCTGCCACCACCCTCTTCTCTCCCCTCGCCTATTCTTCGCCTGCACCACCGCCTCCTCCCACTCTTGCTTTCGCGCCCAGAAAGCACCTTCCCTCTTTCAAG GTATGTGCAACTGTTGCTGAAACTGGTCAGCCAAAATGGTGGGAAAAGAATGCACCAAACATGGTTGATATTCACTCCACGCAAGAATTTCTGAGTGCTTTGAGTCAAGCTGGAGATAGACTTGTTATTGTTGAATTTTATGGAACTTGGTGTGCTTCTTGCCGAGCATTATTCCCTAAG TTATGCAGAACCGCTGAAGAAAACCCCGAAATTCTTTTTCTCAAAGTAAATTTTGATGAGAATAAGCCAATGTGCAAAAGGCTGAATGTTAAAGTACTTCCTTACTTCCACTTTTATCGCGGAGCTGAGGGGCAGCTTGAATCATTTTCATGTTCACTTGCCAAG TTTCAAAAAATAAAGGATGCCATCGAGATACATAACACGGCACGATGCAGCATTGGTCCACCTGTGGGCATTGGCGATCTGCTTGCTGAACCTTCCTCTGTTGCCAAGGATAGACCTGCGGAATCTGTGTAA
- the LOC114182653 gene encoding PRA1 family protein F2-like, which produces MKTYGTISQEPEASSNPDSVFVSQAKERIQTSLGTIRPWKEMLQPSHLKLPSSFYASIQRINTNARHFRANYVIIILFALFLSLLEHPVSLIILVVMMIAWLYLYFLRDTPLVILRFEIDERLVVIFLLLITIGLLVLTGVTYNVVVAMSVALVLDLLHAVMRETEDLFTMDEEVGIVKGLRDVAIKVPLRQPVSSSFSSSSQNQIRSP; this is translated from the coding sequence ATGAAGACATATGGAACAATCTCACAAGAGCCAGAGGCTTCATCAAATCCAGATTCAGTTTTCGTTTCACAGGCGAAAGAGCGCATTCAAACGTCTCTAGGCACAATCAGACCATGGAAAGAAATGCTGCAACCCTCTCATCTCAAACTTCCATCTTCCTTCTACGCTTCAATCCAAAGAATCAACACAAATGCCAGACATTTTCGTGCCAACTACGTCATCATCATATTGTTTGCGCTTTTCCTTAGCTTACTAGAACACCCTGTTTCTTTGATCATACTGGTTGTTATGATGATAGCATGGCTGTACTTGTATTTCCTACGAGACACCCCTTTGGTGATTTTGAGGTTTGAGATCGATGAGCGATTGGTGGTTATCTTTCTGTTGTTGATCACCATTGGTTTGCTTGTACTCACCGGTGTAACCTACAATGTGGTAGTGGCCATGAGTGTTGCCCTAGTGCTTGACCTCCTCCATGCTGTGATGAGGGAAACGGAGGATCTGTTTACCATGGATGAAGAGGTAGGGATTGTGAAGGGTCTTAGAGATGTTGCCATCAAAGTCCCTCTCAGACAACctgtttcatcttctttttcttcctcgTCTCAGAACCAAATTCGTTCTCCCTGA
- the LOC114182652 gene encoding cytidine deaminase 1-like codes for MEQPKPKPRFVISASEAQTHSSPIAKLLPSLVAPAQSLARPPISNFPVAAVGLGASGRIFVGVNVEFPGLPFHHTIHAEQFLLTNLALHGETRLDSFAVSAAPCGHCRQFLQELRDAPDIQILITSHANPHFTPLSHFLSHRFGPHDLLPKTAPLLLEPRHNALSLPTPIPQNTNPNNLTLPALEAANNSHAPYSASPSGVALLDSKGTVHKGSYIESAAYNPSLGPLQAALVAFIVGGGGAYDEIVAAVLVEKEGAAIKQEPTARLVLHSISPHCHFRTFLATASSHSPISS; via the coding sequence ATGGAGcagcccaagcccaagcccagaTTCGTAATATCGGCATCTGAGGCCCAAACCCATTCTTCTCCCATCGCCAAACTCCTCCCCTCCCTCGTCGCCCCCGCCCAGTCCCTCGCCCGTCCACCCATCTCCAACTTCCCCGTCGCCGCCGTAGGCCTAGGCGCCTCCGGCCGCATATTCGTCGGCGTCAACGTGGAGTTCCCGGGTCTCCCCTTCCACCACACCATCCACGCCGAGCAGTTCCTCCTCACGAACCTCGCACTCCACGGCGAGACCCGCCTCGACTCCTTCGCTGTCTCCGCCGCCCCTTGCGGCCACTGCCGGCAGTTCCTCCAGGAACTCCGCGACGCCCCCGACATCCAAATCCTGATCACCTCCCACGCCAACCCTCACTTCACCCCTCTCTCCCACTTCCTCTCCCACCGCTTCGGCCCCCACGATCTTCTCCCCAAAACCGCGCCTCTCCTCTTGGAGCCTCGCCACAACGCCCTCTCTCTCCCCACTCCCATTCCCCAAAACACCAACCCTAATAATCTAACGCTTCCCGCGTTGGAAGCGGCGAATAACTCCCACGCGCCCTACAGCGCCTCCCCCTCCGGCGTCGCCCTTCTCGATTCCAAGGGAACTGTCCATAAAGGCTCTTACATTGAGTCCGCTGCTTATAACCCCAGCCTGGGACCCCTCCAGGCTGCTCTGGTCGCCTTCATTGTCGGCGGCGGCGGCGCCTATGACGAGATTGTGGCGGCGGTGTTGGTCGAGAAGGAGGGGGCTGCCATCAAACAGGAGCCCACGGCGAGGTTGGTGCTCCATTCCATCTCCCCTCACTGCCACTTCAGGACCTTCCTCGCCACCGCCTCTTCTCATTCACCTATCTCATCTTGA
- the LOC114180231 gene encoding uncharacterized protein LOC114180231: MANVVGLRLSLPVLGSVCVCYSSTFATTKKLNWKVKGPPRRMVLGLGASFFSHFMTMLGAMGSSKSFMASAKITAGPSVDELLKNVEWPEQFPFKEEDFQRYDETSDSLFYEAPRFVTHIDDPAIAALTKYYSKVFPPSNTPGVSILDMCSSWVSHFPPGYKQERVVGLGMNEQELKRNPVLTEYVVQDLNVNPKLPLEDNSFDIITNVVSVDYLTKPLDVFKEMCRVLKPGGQAIMSFSNRCFWTKAISIWTSTGDADHVMIVGSYFHYAGGFEPPQAVDISPNPGRSDPMYIVYSKKLSTA; the protein is encoded by the exons ATGGCAAATGTTGTTGGACTAAGGTTGTCATTGCCGGTGTTGGGTTCTGTCTGTGTTTGTTACTCTTCGACCTTTGCCACTACTAAGAAGTTGAATTGGAAAGTTAAGGGTCCTCCTCGTCGCATGGTTTTGGGCCTTGGagcttctttcttctctcacTTTATGACCATGCTTGGTGCCATGGGTAGCAGCAAGTCCTTCATGGCCTCCGCCAAGATAACGGCTGGTCCCTCTGTGGATGAG TTACTGAAGAATGTCGAATGGCCTGAGCAGTTTCCCTTTAAGGAAGAGGATTTCCAGCGCTATGATGA GACTTCAGATTCCTTGTTCTATGAAGCACCTCGATTTGTGACACACATTGATGACCCTGCAATTGCTGCTTTGACTAAGTATTACTCCAAAGTTTTCCCACCTAGCAACACTCCTGGAGTTAGCATCTTGGATATGTGTAGCAGTTGG GTCAGCCATTTTCCACCAGGATACAAGCAAGAACGAGTGGTGGGATTAGGCATGAATGAACAAGAGCTGAAGAGGAACCCA GTTCTCACAGAGTATGTCGTGCAAGACTTAAATGTGAACCCCAAACTCCCATTGGAGGATAACTCTTTCGACATCATCACTAATGTG GTCAGTGTTGATTACCTTACAAAGCCACTTGATGTTTTCAAGGAGATGTGCAGGGTTCTCAAGCCAGGTGGACAAGCCATAATGAG CTTTTCAAACCGATGCTTCTGGACAAAGGCCATTTCTATATGGACATCAACTGGGGATGCTGATCATGTGATGATTGTTGGATCATATTTCCATTATGCTGGAGGATTTGAACCTCCTCAG GCTGTTGATATATCTCCTAATCCTGGACGCTCAGATCCTATGTACATTGTGTACTCCAAGAAACTCTCTACTGCTTGA
- the LOC114180232 gene encoding tetraspanin-2-like, whose protein sequence is MGVSNNITAVVNFIALLASIPIIGSGVWLASKPDNECIHNFRWHVLVLGLLVLLVSLAGFVGAYWNKQGLLAFYLCCMAILIALLLFILLFSFIVTRPDGTYYVPGRGFKESMLHGFSPWLRNHLTASRSWNKITTCLADSDVCIKLTQDYVSADQFFNSHISPLQSGCCKPPSACGYNYVNPILWINPVNPMVDPDCYLWTNEQSQLCYNCNACKAGLLGNLREEWRKANIILMVAVVVLIWVYLIACSAFKNAQTEDLFRRYKRGWV, encoded by the exons ATGGGAGTAAGCAACAACATCACTGCGGTGGTGAACTTCATAGCCCTGTTGGCCTCAATACCCATAATAGGTTCAGGAGTATGGCTGGCCTCCAAACCAGACAACGAGTGCATCCACAACTTCCGGTGGCACGTCCTCGTCCTTGGCCTCCTCGTACTCCTCGTCTCTCTAGCTGGCTTTGTCGGAGCTTACTGGAACAAGCAGGGCCTCTTGGCCTTTTACCTTTGTTGCATGGCCATCCTCATCGCTCTTCTCCTTTTCATCCTCCTCTTTTCTTTCATCGTTACTAGACCCGATGGAACCTACTATGTCCCCGGAAGAGGCTTCAAGGAGTCCATGCTCCATGGTTTCTCCCCCTGGCTAAGGAACCATCTCACCGCTTCTCGGAGTTGGAACAAGATTACCACTTGTTTGGCTGATTCCGATGTCTGCATTAAGCTCACGCAGGACTACGTATCTGCTGATCAGTTCTTCAACTCTCATATCTCTCCTTTACAG TCAGGATGCTGCAAACCTCCAAGTGCTTGCGGATACAATTATGTGAACCCCATACTGTGGATAAATCCTGTTAATCCAATGGTAGACCCAGATTGCTACTTGTGGACTAATGAGCAGAGTCAACTCTGCTACAACTGCAATGCATGCAAAGCAGGTCTTCTGGGGAATCTCAGAGAAGAGTGGAGAAAAGCAAATATCATTTTGATGGTGGCAGTTGTTGTCCTCATCTGGGTCTATCTCATTGCATGCAGTGCCTTCAAAAATGCACAAACAGAAGACCTTTTCCGTCGTTACAAAAGGGGTTGGGTTTGA
- the LOC114181211 gene encoding 1-aminocyclopropane-1-carboxylate oxidase 1-like: MAIPVIDFSTLNGDKRGETMALLHEACQKWGCFMIENHELDKKLMEKVKQLINIHYEENLKENFYQSEIAKSLDKKQKTSDIDWESAFFIWHRPVSNIRNIPNLSEELRQTMDEYIDELLKLAEKLSELMSENLGLEKNYIKEAFSGRNGPAMGTKVAKYPQCPHPELVRGLREHTDAGGIILLLQDDQVPGLEFFKDGKWVEIPPSKKNAIFVNTGDQVEVLSNGLYKSVVHRVMPDKNGSRLSIASFYNPVAEAIISPSNKLLYPCNYRYGDYLELYGKTKFGEKGSRFESIKNMTNGHYK; this comes from the exons ATGGCTATTCCTGTTATAGATTTCAGCACTCTCAATGGAGACAAAAGGGGTGAAACCATGGCACTTTTGCATGAAGCTTGTCAGAAATGGGGTTGCTTTATG ATTGAGAACCATGAACTTGACAAGAAGCTAATGGAAAAGGTGAAGCAGCTAATCAATATTCACTATGAGGAGAACCTGAAGGAAAACTTCTACCAGTCTGAGATAGCAAAGAGCTTGGACAAAAAACAGAAAACTTCTGATATAGATTGGGAAAGTGCTTTTTTCATCTGGCATCGCCCCGTTTCCAACATTAGGAACATCCCAAACCTCTCTGAGGAGCTTCG CCAAACGATGGATGAGTATATTGATGAACTCCTTAAGCTGGCAGAGAAGTTGTCTGAGCTTATGAGTGAAAATCTTGGTTTGGAGAAAAACTACATCAAGGAGGCATTTTCTGGAAGGAATGGACCTGCCATGGGAACAAAAGTGGCCAAGTACCCTCAGTGTCCACACCCTGAACTGGTTAGAGGACTTAGAGAGCACACAGATGCTGGTGGGATCATTCTATTGCTCCAAGATGATCAAGTTCCTGGTCTAGAATTCTTCAAAGATGGCAAATGGGTGGAGATTCCTCCCTCCAAGAAAAATGCCATTTTTGTCAACACAGGTGACCAAGTTGAAGTGTTGAGCAATGGCTTGTACAAAAGTGTTGTGCACAGAGTCATGCCTGACAAAAATGGAAGCAGACTCTCCATAGCCAGCTTCTATAATCCAGTTGCTGAAGCCATTATTTCCCCATCAAACAAGCTTTTGTATCCGTGTAATTATCGTTATGGAGACTACTTGGAGCTTTATGGCAAGACCAAGTTCGGTGAAAAGGGTTCTAGATTTGAATCCATCAAGAATATGACCAACGGCCATTACAAATAA